The Pseudomonadota bacterium region TTGTCGACCAAGCCCTTCATGGGCGCGGTGACATCGCCCGAGCAAGCGACAGACAGCATCGAAATGGCGCGCCTGGTGTTCGGCGACACAACCCTCGACACCCACGCGGTGATGCAGGCCAACATCAACGTGAACTCCCCGCTGGTGTTCGACCACACCATGTCGGCGGCCCTGCGGGTCTACGCTGAGGCCAACCAGTGCGTTTGCGTCTCGCCCGCGGTGTTCGCCGGCGCGATGGGACCGCTGTCGCCGGCGGCGGTCGCCGCGCAGACCCTCGCCGAGGCCTCGGTCGGCATCGCGCTCGCACAACTGGTACGCCCGGGATGTCCAGCGGTGCTAGGCAGCTTTCACGCGGCGATGAACCTGCGGTCCGGCGCGCTCACCTTCGGGTCACCGGAAGCCAACCTCGCCACACTCATCCTGGCACAGCTCGGCTACCGGCTCGGCGTGCCGGTGCGCGCCGGTGGTGGGCAAGTGACCGCGGCAAACGCACCGGACGGACAGGCCATGCAGGACAGCGCAGACGCGCTGTGGGCGACGTTGCTCTCCGGCAGCCACCAGGTCTGGCACGCCGCCGGCTGGCTCGAAGGCGGCCTCACCTTGTCCTACGAGAAGTTCGTGCTGGACCTCGACCACTGCGGCGCAATGATGACGCTACTGCAGGGCGTACAGGTCGACGGCGACAGCTTCGCACGCGAGGCGTACCGCGAAGCCGGGCCTGGCAACACCTTCCTGTCCACCGCGCACACCCTGCGCCACTGCGCCACCGCGAACTTCGAACCCGTCATCCCGGAACCGGGTGCCTTCGAAACCTGGCGTGAGCAAGGCAACCCCACCGCCGACCAGCGCGCCACCGCCGCGTGGCAAGAGATGCTCGCGCGCTACACCCAACCCGACATCGCCCCGTCGCTTGCGACGGCACTCGACGACTTCATTCACGCGCGCAAAGCCGCGCTTCCCGATGCCTGGCACTAGGAGACCCTCGTCATGTCCGACACACTGAACCGCACCTCCGCCCTCGCGTCCCGACACCGCGCGCTCGGCTCCGATCTCGAAGACTGGAATGGCATGGGCACCGCGTGGTCGTACCACACCGATCCGCGCGACGAGCACGACGCCGTGCGTGAGCGTGCCGGCATGTTCGACATGTCGCCTTTGAAGAAACAGGTCGTTCGCGGGCCGGACGCTCAAGCGGTGCTCGATCACCTGACCACCCGCGACATGGCCCGTCTCACGCCGGGCCGCGCCGCGTACGTCAGCGTGCTGACCGAGACAGGCACGCTCGCCGACGACGCCATCGTCTCAAACTGCGGAGACGACACCTGGTGGGTCGTGCACGGGTCTGGCGACACCGCTGCGTTGTTGCAGGCGTCAGCGCAGGGCAGAAACGTGTCGGTTCAGCTCGACGACGACCTGCACAACGTGTCGGTGCAGGGGCCGGCGTCACTCGAGACACTGAACCCGCACTGCGACATCGACCTCGCCGCCCTCGCCTACTTCGACCACGCACCCGCCGCCCTCTTCGGCCACCCGTGCCGCCTCTCGCGCACCGGCTACTCCGGCGAGCGCGGCTACGAAGTCTTTGCCAGCGCGTCACACATCGGGCCGATCTGGGATGCGCTGGTCGACGCGGGCGTGATGCCGTGTTCATTCACGGCGCTCGACGCACTCCGGATCGAAGCCGGCCTGCTGTTCTACGGCTACGATATGACCGACGAGCACACGCCGTGGGAGGCTGGCCTCGGGTTCACGGTCAACACCGGCAAGTCCGACTTCCGCGGCAAGGCCGCGGTGGTCGCAGCCCAAGGCCGGGAACGCGTGCGCAACGTCACACTGCGGGTGGACCACTCCGCGGCGTTGACCGGCGGCGAAACCCTGGTTGCAGCGGACGTCGATGTCGGGGTCGTGAACAGCCCCTGCTTCTCACACCGACTGAACGCCTCGCTCGCACTCGCCCATGTGCGGCCGGACATTGCCGACGGCGCGGTGTTACAGGTGTCTGGCGACGGGTTGCAGACCACAGCCACAGTGGTTGCAAGCCCGGTACACGACCCCGAAAAACAGCGAACGCACGCGCGCTGAACCAGTCGATCCATGGCGCCCGGTGCAGCGCCGACGGCTGAGACACCCGCGCGCCGTCACACAGCGTGCGGCGTGCTCACAGGGTGTCGCGTGGCACAGCGCCGCCGAAGAAGGCGTCGACGTTGTCGAGCGCCCGAAACCCCATCGCGTCGCGCGTCTGCACCGTGGCACTGCCGATGTGCGGCAGCATGAAGACGTTGTCGAAGCGGGCAAAGGCGGGATTGCCGCCCGGTTCGGTCGCGAAGCAATCGAGGCCCGCGCCCGCGAGGTGACCACTGTCGAGCGCGTCGATCAGCGCGGCTTCGTCGACCAGCGCACCGCGCGCGGTGTTGACCACCACGGCCCCTCGCGGCAGGCACGCCAGGCGCGCCGCGTTCAGGATACCGGCCGTATCCGGGGTTGCCGGACAGTGCAGTGAGAGGAAATCCGAGACCGCCAGCAGGCTGTCGAGCGTCTCGTGAAAGCGCGCGCCGTGCTCGCGCTCAGCCGGCACACGCGAGCGGTTGTGGTAGTGGACGTCCATGCCGAAGCCACGCGCCTTCTCGGCAAAGGCCTGCCCGACGCGCCCCATGCCGACAATACCGAGCCGCGCGCCAGTGACCTGCTTGCCGACCATGAAACTCGGCGACCAGGTGTCCCAGGCACCGGAGCGCACCAGGCGGTCGCCTTCGACGGCGCGCCGCGCAGCGCCGAGCATCAGCAGCATGGCGATCTCGGCGGTCGCGTCACTCAGCACATCGGGGGTGTTGGTGACGGTGATGCCGCGCGCAGCCAGTGCCCCGAGGTCGCAGTGGTCGACACCAACGGAGTGGTTGGCGACAAGCTTCAGTCGGTCATCGAGGCGCGCGACCACCTCGGCCGAAAAGTGTTCGGAGTGACACGGCACCACGGCGTCGACCTCGGCACTCATGCGCACGATGTCGTCGGCACTGCTCAGGCCGTCTTCCCAGTTGATCACGCAGTCGTAGTCACGCTGCGCGCGTTCAAGCGTCGCGTCGGACAGGCGCCGCGGAAACCAGAGCCGTGGGCGGCTCATTGGGGCTTCTTGCGCACGGTTTCGTCCCAGAAGTCGTAGAGCGCAAGGGCGATGACAAAGACGGCAATGATCATGAACGGCAAGCCGCCCCGGAAGCCGGCGAAACCGGTTGAGATCGAATGGGACAGGCCAATGACGAAGGTCATCATCAGGGCCGTGCCGATCAGAGCCACGAGGATGTGAACGGAACGAGACATGATACGGTCCTCAGGTGTGGGCGCCTTGAAGGGTGCGCTGAACCCACGCGGCGGTGCGCAGCAGACGGTCGTCTTCCTCCGCGCCGCCAATCAGTTGAACGCCGACCGGCAAGCCGTTCTCGCCGACAAGCAACGGCAGGGTCAGCGCAGGCAGTCCGGTGAGACTCCAGATGCGGCAGAACACCGGGTCGCCGGTGCCGCCGGACGACAGCAACGGCGCCTCGCCGGTTGCGGACGGCGCCAGCACCGCGTCGAAGTCGGTGAAATGCTTGGCGAAAAAGGCCTCGGCCGACGCCCGCACGGCTTGTGCGTCTTCGTACTCGGTCTGCGAGATCGCCCGCCCGCGCGCGATCACCGGCGTCAGGCTGTCGCTCAGCAGGTCGGCGTGCGTGTCGATGACCTCGCGCAGGTGCTGACAGAATTCGTACTCGTGGATCGTGAGGTGCACCTCGATCAGGCCACTGAGGCTGTCGGCAACGGGCAGCCGTGTCACCCGCGCGCCGAGCGCGTCGATCACGGCCTCGAGCCCCTCGCGTGCGTCCGGTGCAAGCTGGTCGTGAAAGGGAAACTCGAAATAGGCGATGTCGGGATCGACCGGCACCTCGGCGCGGGCCCCGGCCAGGAGATCCGGCCGTGCCCGCGGCAGGCTGCTCGCGTCGCGGGGATCGAAGCTGCCAATTGCTTGAGTCAACAGCGCGAGGTCGTCGAGCGAGCGCGCGAAGGTGCCAAGGTGGTCGAGGGTCTCGGAGGTCTTGAGCACGCCCGTGCGCGAGAGCATGCCGCGCGTCGGCTTGAAGCCGTAGAGCCCGCAGTACGACGCGGGTCGGATGACCGAGCCACCGGTTTGTGAACCGACGGCTAGCGGCACCTGACACGCCGCCACCGCCGCTGCCGAGCCGCTCGACGAGCCACCGGGCGAGCGAGTCGGGTCGTGCGGGTTGAGGGTATCGCACGGGTGAACGAAGGCGAGTTCAGTGGTTTTGGTCTTGCCAAGCACGACCGCGCCGGCTTCGCGCAGGCGGTTGACGATCTCGGCGTCGTCGTCCGGCGTGCGCCCCGCAAACACCGCCGAACCGCGTTCGGTCGGCAGGGTGCGGGTGTCGACGATGTCCTTCAGTGCCACCGGCACGCCCTGCAGGGCGCCCGTGGCCCGGCCGGACTTGCGCACGCGGTCGGCCTCCTGCGCCTGCGACAGCGCCTCCTCCGCGTCGAGGCAGGCCCAGGCGTTCAGCGGGTCGTCGCCGATCTGCGCCAGGCAGGCCGTGACCAGACGCTCTGACGACAGCCGGCCCTCGAGGATCGCGTCGCGCGCCTCGAGTGCGCCCAGCGTGTGCAGCTCGCCGCGCATCAGGGGATGTACACCCCGAAGAGGTAATCCGGCAGCCAGAGCGCGATACCCGGAAACTGGTACATCAACACCATGCACAGGATGACGATGCCGAGGTACGGCATCAGGCCCCTGAAGATTTCCATCAGTTCGATCTTCCCTTTCAACACCCCCTTGAGGTAGTAGGCGCTCATGGCCATCGGTGGCGTGAGGAAGGAGGTCTGCAGGTTCAAGGCAACCAACATGGCAAAGAAGTAGGGGTTCACGCCGAAGGTGTCGAGCATGGGCAGGAAGATCGGCACGAAGATGATCAGGATCTCCGACCATTCGAGCGGCCACCCGAGCAGGAAGATGATCAGTTGCGCCATCACGAGGAACTGCCAGGGCTGCAGGTTCATCGAGACGAACCAGTGCTCGATGATGTCGTGGCCACCGAGGAAGGAGAAGACACTGGCAAAGGTCCAGGAGCCGACGAACAGCCAGCAGACCATCGCCGTGGCCTTGGCGGTGAGAAACACGCTCTCCTTGATCTTGGTCCAGGTCAGCGAGCGGTAGAGCGCGGCCAGCACCAGGCCACCCAGCGCCCCCATCGCCGCGGCTTCGGCAGGTGTTGCGAGCCCGCCGAGGATCGAGCCGAGCACCAGCATGATCAGCACCGTCAACGGCACGAAGCTCACCAGCAGATCGAGGTAGATCTTGGCCGCCGGCGGCACGTCCTCGTCGCGCGGCCGTGGTGCAATGGCCGGGTTGAGCCAGACCCGGATCATCACGAACACGATGTACATGCCGGCGAGCAGCAGGCCCGGAAACACCGCCGCGGCGTACAGCCGCAACGGCGACAGTTCGGCGATCGCCGCGTAGACGATCAGCATGATCGACGGGGGGATCAGAATGCCAAGCGTGCCACCCGCGCAGATGACACCGGAGGCAAAAGATTTCTGGTAGCCGGCGTTGGCCATCGCGGGGTAGGCGAGCAGGCCCATCAGCGTCACCACCGCGCCGACAATACCCGACGCGGTTGAAAACACCGCGCAGGTCAGCAGCGCCGCGATGGCGAGCGAACCCGGCAGGTTGCGCGCGGCCATGTACAGCGAGTAGAACAGGCGGTCGACGATGTTTGCACGTTCGACCACGTACCCCATGAACAGAAACAGGGGTATCGCCACAAGCGTGTCGTTTTCCATCACCGAATAGGTGTTCTGATTCAGCAGATAGAAAATGTTGTTGTCGAAGAGGTCGGCAATGCTCTCGGCATCACCGGAGTAGTAGGCGTAATAGCCAAAACCAACACCCATCGCCAGCAGGGTGAAGGCGATGGGAAAGCCGAGCAGCACGAGCACGATGAACAGGCTCAGCATCAATATGGCAACTTGGGGATCAGTCATCTCTGCGCTTCCAGCCGTCAGTCTTTCGCGCCGCTGAGCTCGGGCTCGGCGTCGTCGTCGTCAAGGTCCATCAACCGGTCTTCGGTCTCGCGGACGTCAGCAAGCCGCTCCAGCCACACGCCGGACCGCATCGCCATCCAGCACCGCAGCATCTCGGCAAAGCCCTGGAACATCAGCAGAAGGCCGGCGACCGGGATCAGTGTCTTGAAGAAGTAGATCTGGATGCGCGCCGGGCTGTTCCAGCTCACTTCCTTGTAACGCCAGCTGTCGGAAGCGATCTCCCAGCCGTACCAGAACAGCGCCATCATGCCGGGGAAGAAAAAGAGGATGTAGAGCACGAAGTCGATGCGCGCCTGCCACTTCACCGAGAACAGCCGATAGAGCACATCACCGCGCACGTGTGCATCCTGGGCGAGTGCGTACGGGCCTGCCATCAAAAAGAGCGCGCCGTACATCTGCACCATCATGTCGAACGCCCACACGGTGGGGGCGTTGAGCACATAGCGCACGAAAACCTCGTAACTGACGCTCAAGGTCAGAATCAAGATGCACCACCCGAAGGCCCGCCCAACCCACTGGCTGAGCCCCTCGATGGCGTGAATGAATTTAACCACCTGCCCGCCCTTTCATCCGGTTTCAAAACGGGGGGACCGCCACGCGGGCGGTCCCCAATCGATCACAACGTCGCCGTATCAGCCGAAGTAGTGGCTGTAGGCCAGCTTGTAATCCGGCTGGTTGAGGTTGAGGTAGTTCATGACGTTCTTCGCGTAGGCCTTCTGGCTCTCGACCACCTTGGCAAAGAATTCGTCTTCCCCGGAAATGCGGTCAACCACGATGTCCCAGGCCTTGAGCTGTTCAGCCATGACACTGTCCGGCGTGCGGTAGACGTTGACGCCCTGCTCGTCGCGCAGGGTGGTCAGGTCGTCGGCGTAGCGCTTGGTGTTGTGCCAGTAGAAGTTCGAGTTTTCGGCTTCACTCGCGTACTTCAGGATGGCCTTGAGCTCGTCGGGCAGTTTGTCGTACTTCTTCCTGTTGAAGGTGACCTCGAAGAACTCCTGGCTCTGGTGGAAGGACGCGAGGTGGTAGTGCTTGGACACGTCCTGCATGCCGAAGTCGCGGTCGGAGGTCGGGTTGTTGAACTCGGCCGCGTCGATCAGGCCGGACTTCATCGCCGGCTGGATTTCGCCACCGGGCAGCTGCACGACCGACATGCCCATCTCGAGCAGGACGTCCGCCGCGAGGCCGACGGTGCGGTATTTCAGGCCGCTCATCTGTGAGGCGTCGGTGATTTCCTCCTTGAACCACCCCATCGGCTGGGCCGGCATGGGCGAGTTGAAGAACGACACCACGTTCAACCCGAGCGAGCCCATGAGCTCGTCGAACAGCTCCTGGCCGCCGCCGTAGTGGACCCAGCCGAGGACTTCCTGGCTGGACCAGCCGAAGCAGGGTCCGGTGCCGAACAGCGATGCGGCCTTGGACTTCGAGTACCAGTAGGCCGGCACGTAGTGCGCGGCATCGAGCACCCCGCGGTGCACCGCGTCCTGCATCTGGCTGGTCTTGACGACCGAGTTCACCGGCAGCAGGTCGATGACCAAAGCGCCACCTGACATTTCGTTGACGCGGTTGACGTAGGACTGCGCGTTCTCGAGGAAGATGCCGCCGCCCCACGCGGCCTGCATTTTCAGGGTGACGCTCTTGCCTTCGGCGATGGCGGGCGCGCTGATGGTCGCCGCGGTGGCGGCGGCTGCCGTCGCGGCGGTGCCCTTCAGGAATTTTCTACGGTTGACTGAATCGGCCATAAAGCCTCCAATTGGGTTGGCGAGTAAACGTTGCCACGGCCGCGCGAAGCAGGACCGGTGTGGCCGGCCTCTTCCAACGGAACACCGTGCGACCGCAGGCCCGCAAGGGCTCTCGCGCACCACGCGCGTCTCCGCGCGCACCAGGTCGGGGCAACCTGCACTTTATGACGGAAAACGCACGATAAGTACACTGTTATTTCAGGCGAAGTGTGGTGTGCGCGGTATCACACCGCGCCCGCATCGCGGCCGATGTCAGGGTCTCGGCCCGACACGTGCCACCCGGATGCGCCCCGTGCGGACGACTTGAGAAGGCCACCTCCGACCGCGTGGCCAGTCGGCTGGGCGGTCGCCTGAGAGTAAGCCAATCGGGCGGCACACCTGCGGTTCGCCGGTGTGCGCTCAGTTGCGGTGCTTGTCGAGAAAGGGCTGCAGCCGCTCGAGCAGGCGATCCTGCTTGGCCATGCCCTCCTGCATGCCGATCTGCGCTGCCTCCTGCATCAGGCCCGACGACGCGTCGAGGAATTTCTGCCCGGTGGGCGATTCGTAAAAGGTGATCACGTCGCGCAGTTCCTGCTCGGAAAACACGTCCGCGTAGAGGCCCACCATTCTGTCGGCAATCGCGTCACGGTCGAAGTCCTCGCGGAACCATGCACGGTAGATGTTCTTCAGCTCTTCCTTTTCCGCCGAGTTGAGCTGAAGTTGTGCGGCCATGTTCTCGACCACCGGCAGCATGGCCTCGAAGCCGCCGTTCATCTGCTTGTCGAGCCCCATGACCGCGAACATGCGCTCGATCAGGGCGGTCTTGTCGCCGTCCGCCGCGTGCAGAGGCGCCACCGCCAAGGCTGCCACCAGGGCGATCTGCGTGATGATCCGTTTCACAAGCGTGCCTCCTGACGCGAAACCTGCCGTACGCAGCACCCTACTCCGCCCGCCACAGCACCGCAACGCGGCTACGGCACGGCATCGACGGCCTGACGGATGAAAGGCGAAAGCGTCGGCGCCGACGGCAGCAGTCGCGTGGTCTCGTCGAAGTCCGCGTCCGGGTTGTAGGGCACCGTCGCGCGAGACGGCAGGTGTTCGAGCGCCTCGACCCAGTGCGATCGGTGGAGTTCGAGCGTTGCGAGGCCCTCCTCGGCCCCCTCGATGAACGCGACCCCACCCACACCGTGCAGGACGACCGGCGAGAGCACCTCGAAGCCGAGATAGCGAAACGGGAACAGCAGCGGCCACAACAACAGCGCCGTGTCCCCCTCACGCCCGTTGTGGGCGCAAGCGTGCGCGCTCGCACCGGTCGTCACGCAGAACAGCACCCGTTTGCCCGCGCAGGTGCCGCGGTCGTACCGCTGGGCGCTCCGGTAAAGCTTGCCGTAAACGAACACGCGGTCCATCCAGCCCTTGAACATCGCCGGCGCCCCGAACCACCAGAGCGGAAAGTGCACCACGACCAGCTCACTGGCCTCGATGTGCTCGATCTCTGCGCCGACGTCCACCGGCAGCGCACCCTGGTCCGCGCTGTGGCGTTGCTCACTCTGGGTGTGAAAGAAATCGAGATCAGACCGTCCGTGAAAGTGCCGTGCCCCTTCGACCGGGTCGAAGCCCATCGAATACAAGTCCGACATGGAAGTCTGCCACCCGGCTTGTTCCAGCGTAGCCGCACTGAGCGCCGCTAATTGCGCATTGAACGACCGGGGTTCGGGGTGGGCAAGGACGATGTGTGCGCGCATGGGACCTGCGGGGTGTGGAGCGGGCGCTCAGGGTAGCCCGGCGCCCGGGTGGACGCCAACGCCACTCAGCCGCGCGGGGCGAGTGGCGGCACGCCGAGCAAAGCGGCTTCCCGGTTGAGCGCCAGCACGGTGGCATCGGGCAGTGCGATGCCCTCGACCCGGTGGCGGGCCTCGGCGCCGGCTTCCAATTCACCCGGGTAGTGCACGGCCTCGACCCCGGGCGCGGTGGGCGTCGCTTTGAGGCGATCGATGTACCGCTCCATGTCCGCGTTGAAGTCGGCCAGCGGCCGGCACGCCGCGATGTCGAGCGCGATCATCAGGTGGCCGACGCCGCTGTCGCCGTCCGGCTCGTAAGGACCGACCACGTCTTCGCCAAAGCGGCTGCCACTCAAGACCCCTGAGAGTACGTCCATCAGGGTCGCAATCGCGTAGCCCTTGTGCCCCGCCATGGGCAGGATGGTGCCCGCGATGCCCGCGGCCGGGTCGGTGGTGGGCTGGCCCTCGGCGTCCATCGCCCAGCCGAGGGGAATCGGCTCGCCGCGCTGCTGCGCGACGTAGAGCTTGCCGCGCGCGACCGCGGTGTTGGCGATGTCGAGCAGCATCGGCGGATAGCGCCCAGCCGGCGCCGCGACCGACCAGGGGTTGGTGCCCACGCGTTTTTCCAAGCCGCCCCAGGGGGCCATGGCGGGGCTCGCGTTGGTCGAGACCAGCGCGACGCAACCCTGTTGCGCCGCCTGCCGGGTGAAATACATCGCGGTACCAAAGTGCCCTGACTGCCGCACAGCGACTGCGCCGACGCCGAACTGCTTCGCCCGGTCGACGGCCTCTTGCATCGCCGTCTGCGCCACCACCTGGCCGATGCCGTTGTGCCCGTCGACCACCGCCAGCGCGCGCGCGTCGACAACGACCTCGGGTGCGCTGTCCAAGCGCGTCGCCCCGGACACGATCCGCTTGGCGTACCAGAAGGTGCGCAACACACCGTGCGAGGGGTGGCCCCACGCGTCCGCTTGCGCCAGTGAATCGGCAAGCGTCAGCGCCGCTTCAGTCGCCACGCCGAGCGCGCCGTAGACCGCGCTTGCAAAACGGACGAGTTCGTCTTGTGTGTACACGCTCACGCGCCTGGCTCCGGGGCCGCCGGCAACCACACCATCACCACTCGATCGATGCCGACTCCGAAGCCGTCCGGGGTGTGGTTCTCGACTGCGAAGCCCAACCGCGCGTAGAAGCCCATCGTGTGCTGCGAGGTCTCGATCCGCACGGGGGTGTCGGGGTGCTCGACCGCGATCCGCTCCAGGCGGAAGCGCGTGATGCATTGGCCGAGGCCGCGCCGGTGGTGGTCACGCGCCACCATGCCCCAGTTGAGCGACACCCGATCCCCCTCCTTGCCGTAGCCACCGCAGGCCAGCACCGTGTCGCCCGACACCAGCACAAAGTACGGCAATGTGCTCGAGTGCACGTCGAGGTATTCGATGAACGTCGCCCGCTCGTCGTCCGCGAAGTAGCGTCCGAGGTTGCCGTCGAACACGGCCAGACAGCCGGCACGCCAATCGGCGGCGTAGGGTTCGATGTCGTCCACACCGGGTGTTGCTCCAGCCACGGGTCACTCCCCGTCGATCAACTCGGCCCGACGGTAGCACGGGGGCCGCGCTGAGCGTCAGCAGCGCTGCACCCCGAGTCGCCGCAAGCGCGCAGTGACCGACGGCGCCTCGTGTTCGAGCGCCCAGGCGATGCGCTCGCGCGCCGTGTCCGTATAGGCTGGGTGTGCTTGCCCCAACCGGTGCAACGCGCCGTAGGCCCACGCGCGCACGAAGGTCCGATCGTGTTCGAGCTGCGCGAGGACATAGGCTGTGACCGTCGCAGCGTGGGCGTCTGGCACGTCGATGTAGGGCAGACACTGGAGCAGGTGCAAGCGCGCCGGCCAGTCGACGAGCGACGGCAGGCAGTCGATCAACTGCGTGCATTGGCCCGCGGTGAGCGCGACGCCTTCGTCACAGCAGCGCTTGAGCAACCAGGTGGCGCTGTTCTGCTGATCGGGCTCGGCGAGCAAGGCGATCAGGCTGTCGGCGATGCTGCCAGTCGCAGACCACCGGCTGTAGAACGCCTCGAGCGCCGCTGTGGAACTGCCATCCCAGGCCGGAAGTTCAGGTGCACATGCCATCTTGTACTTCACGCTTCCCGTGCGAGCACCGCCACGCGCTGAGGACCGGCCTGCAGTGTACACTCGGGTTGTTGCCCCTTCTCAGAGCGAACGGAATCCATGGCGACAACCCCTTGTGTGGTGTTTTTTGCCGACCTCGCCGACAGCGTGCATTTATACGACACGGTCGGCGATGCCACCGCGCGCGAACACGTACAAGCGGTGCAACGGCTACTCGGCGAGCGCATCGCCGCTTTCGATGGCAACGTGCACCAGATCGTCGGCGATGAGCTCATGGTGTGTTTCGCAGACGCTGATCGCGCGCTCGCGTGCTCGGTGGCGTTGCACCACGACGCGCAACAATACAGCCATGCACATGGCGCAAGGCTGCAACTGCGAATCGGCATGCACTACGGCGAGGTCATCACCGACACCACGGAAAACCGACTCTTTGGCGACACCGTCAACCTTGCCTCCCGCGTCAACGGCATCGCCCAGGCTGAGCAGACCATCCTCACCGAAGCGCTGCTGCAACGTGCGTCGCCAACCTGGCTGACCAGCGTGCGGCAGTTCGATGAGACGCGCGTGAAAGGCAAGACGGAGTTGCTCAAGGTGTTCGACCTGCCCTGGCAAACCGAGGAACTGACGACCATCGTCACCGCCCGGACGGACGTCCCGCAGCCCGTAGACGGCCACCGCTTGATGCTGCACTACCGGGGGCGTGACCACGATCTCAGTGGCCTGATCGGCGCCTTTTCTATCGGGCGGGCACTGACCAACGACCTCGTGGTCACGGCCGAGTCAGTGTCACGCCGCCATGTGACGATCGAACGCGTGCGAGACCATTTCGTGCTCAGTGACAAGAGCACCAACGGCACCCACTTGCTCACCCACGAGGGCAATACGATGTACCTTCGGCGCGAGCAATGGCCGATGTCGGGCCACGGCAGTCTTGCGCTCGGCGCGCCGCCAGACCAAAACGCCGACCACACCCTTCGCTTTCACTGCGGCGTCATGGAACCGAGCTGAACACGGTGCCGCGCGCTCGGGTGTGCCCATTCAGCGACCACAGACACTGAGCTCGCGCGCGTCGCCGAGGTATTGGAGACGCCGAGTGGCATCGAAGCCTGGCAGTCCGATGACGCAGGCCCGGTGGGGGTCCATCACGTCCCAGAGCTGCACTGTGCCGTCGTCACCGGCGGTTGCCACGCGCGTGCCGTCGGCGTGCACCTGCAGCCGCCAGATCGCCCGACGGTGCGCCTTGATCGGCGACGCCAGGCGGCGCGCGGTTTCGAGGTCCCACCAGTGCAAGTGGCCCTTGCGGTCCGTTGCGACCAGCGTCACGCCGTCAGCGAGAAACCCGACATTGGTCGCGCCACCAGCATGACCGGTCAGGCGCGCGATGCGCTCACCGGTTTCGGTTGCGTAGAGCGACACGATCTCGTCACCAGACGCCGCCGCCAATACCGCGTTGTCCGCGCTGAGCGCAACGCTCCAGACCGTATCGCGTCCGCCCGAGA contains the following coding sequences:
- a CDS encoding trimethylamine methyltransferase family protein, translated to MIAQHRVQSLFGGQQAMPSNAQRPRRSTLAVRRRRRHTAQAVTPKRLSRRRIPRYALLDDDALAAIEAQGDWILDTIGVEFRGDAVALELFANAGARVDGERVRFAPGQVRALCATAPSQFTLHARDPAHSVTLGGDHVVLMPGYGSPFVTDRVHGRRYATLADFESFVKLSHLAPTLHHTGGTVVEPMDVPVNKRHLDMVRAHLLLSTKPFMGAVTSPEQATDSIEMARLVFGDTTLDTHAVMQANINVNSPLVFDHTMSAALRVYAEANQCVCVSPAVFAGAMGPLSPAAVAAQTLAEASVGIALAQLVRPGCPAVLGSFHAAMNLRSGALTFGSPEANLATLILAQLGYRLGVPVRAGGGQVTAANAPDGQAMQDSADALWATLLSGSHQVWHAAGWLEGGLTLSYEKFVLDLDHCGAMMTLLQGVQVDGDSFAREAYREAGPGNTFLSTAHTLRHCATANFEPVIPEPGAFETWREQGNPTADQRATAAWQEMLARYTQPDIAPSLATALDDFIHARKAALPDAWH
- a CDS encoding aminomethyltransferase family protein, which codes for MSDTLNRTSALASRHRALGSDLEDWNGMGTAWSYHTDPRDEHDAVRERAGMFDMSPLKKQVVRGPDAQAVLDHLTTRDMARLTPGRAAYVSVLTETGTLADDAIVSNCGDDTWWVVHGSGDTAALLQASAQGRNVSVQLDDDLHNVSVQGPASLETLNPHCDIDLAALAYFDHAPAALFGHPCRLSRTGYSGERGYEVFASASHIGPIWDALVDAGVMPCSFTALDALRIEAGLLFYGYDMTDEHTPWEAGLGFTVNTGKSDFRGKAAVVAAQGRERVRNVTLRVDHSAALTGGETLVAADVDVGVVNSPCFSHRLNASLALAHVRPDIADGAVLQVSGDGLQTTATVVASPVHDPEKQRTHAR
- a CDS encoding D-glycerate dehydrogenase; this encodes MSRPRLWFPRRLSDATLERAQRDYDCVINWEDGLSSADDIVRMSAEVDAVVPCHSEHFSAEVVARLDDRLKLVANHSVGVDHCDLGALAARGITVTNTPDVLSDATAEIAMLLMLGAARRAVEGDRLVRSGAWDTWSPSFMVGKQVTGARLGIVGMGRVGQAFAEKARGFGMDVHYHNRSRVPAEREHGARFHETLDSLLAVSDFLSLHCPATPDTAGILNAARLACLPRGAVVVNTARGALVDEAALIDALDSGHLAGAGLDCFATEPGGNPAFARFDNVFMLPHIGSATVQTRDAMGFRALDNVDAFFGGAVPRDTL
- a CDS encoding amidase, with product MRGELHTLGALEARDAILEGRLSSERLVTACLAQIGDDPLNAWACLDAEEALSQAQEADRVRKSGRATGALQGVPVALKDIVDTRTLPTERGSAVFAGRTPDDDAEIVNRLREAGAVVLGKTKTTELAFVHPCDTLNPHDPTRSPGGSSSGSAAAVAACQVPLAVGSQTGGSVIRPASYCGLYGFKPTRGMLSRTGVLKTSETLDHLGTFARSLDDLALLTQAIGSFDPRDASSLPRARPDLLAGARAEVPVDPDIAYFEFPFHDQLAPDAREGLEAVIDALGARVTRLPVADSLSGLIEVHLTIHEYEFCQHLREVIDTHADLLSDSLTPVIARGRAISQTEYEDAQAVRASAEAFFAKHFTDFDAVLAPSATGEAPLLSSGGTGDPVFCRIWSLTGLPALTLPLLVGENGLPVGVQLIGGAEEDDRLLRTAAWVQRTLQGAHT
- a CDS encoding TRAP transporter large permease subunit, yielding MTDPQVAILMLSLFIVLVLLGFPIAFTLLAMGVGFGYYAYYSGDAESIADLFDNNIFYLLNQNTYSVMENDTLVAIPLFLFMGYVVERANIVDRLFYSLYMAARNLPGSLAIAALLTCAVFSTASGIVGAVVTLMGLLAYPAMANAGYQKSFASGVICAGGTLGILIPPSIMLIVYAAIAELSPLRLYAAAVFPGLLLAGMYIVFVMIRVWLNPAIAPRPRDEDVPPAAKIYLDLLVSFVPLTVLIMLVLGSILGGLATPAEAAAMGALGGLVLAALYRSLTWTKIKESVFLTAKATAMVCWLFVGSWTFASVFSFLGGHDIIEHWFVSMNLQPWQFLVMAQLIIFLLGWPLEWSEILIIFVPIFLPMLDTFGVNPYFFAMLVALNLQTSFLTPPMAMSAYYLKGVLKGKIELMEIFRGLMPYLGIVILCMVLMYQFPGIALWLPDYLFGVYIP
- a CDS encoding TRAP transporter small permease subunit, producing MVKFIHAIEGLSQWVGRAFGWCILILTLSVSYEVFVRYVLNAPTVWAFDMMVQMYGALFLMAGPYALAQDAHVRGDVLYRLFSVKWQARIDFVLYILFFFPGMMALFWYGWEIASDSWRYKEVSWNSPARIQIYFFKTLIPVAGLLLMFQGFAEMLRCWMAMRSGVWLERLADVRETEDRLMDLDDDDAEPELSGAKD